A single region of the Chryseobacterium culicis genome encodes:
- a CDS encoding reprolysin-like metallopeptidase: MRKTLLSLFLISGFCLSNAQRWEPSSQKVSEIRREVKIQYAYRTDINTLIQLLKNAEKTGPAAQAVTIHLPTAEGKIEKFAVYSNPVMEKSLMEKYGLGSYVGVGIDDPSKYIRFSTSPNEIQSMIIKDGVFQFIEPITADKKTYGVFYKTQRTDSEHGFTCNMEGSKGLDIKSLKNTGKNKLPGVDITGRPAASRYRTYRLALSATGEYTQLFGGVAGALAQMNATMTRVNGVFEKEFAIHLNIQNLPNIIYANPANDPYTNDLNGQLQQTLTAQVGNDNYDIGHVFNAAGGNGNAGCIGCICTDPTAAEPLGKGSAFTQNGNPVGDTFDIDYVAHEMGHQLGGNHTFSTVTEGSGVNIEPGGGTTIMAYAGITANNVQMNSDAYFHYSSINQILNNLEDKPDCGVAENIANNNAPAIAPLISYNIPKGTAYYLEANAVDADGDQLTYNWEQYDSVSNTSSISGDSGWGFNPEGSLTRSYPAVASGRRYFPSLPIVMSGKLTNKDTWETVSYIPRVLHYAVSVRDNNANRPLTISAENTVTVGNDGPFKFKGLSTSSVLYNNASNTISWDVANTNLAPYNAANVKIEYTTDVNNGAAWTELITSTPNDGSFEIQMPAALQGNIKLRISAVGNIFYAVSPTITVGSAPASVNNAPTGIAAFDNDILKTSATVSWNHVPGATYSVNYRKVGTANWSNAVSPVNSVLLNNLEDETSYEVSIASVINNVAGAFSPTYNFKTKGLRTGYDYCLMTTGGNTTNSPYFSGILRVTLANVDLAGNGITVQHAYKDYSEDPSKLIQLTQGAQYNLNYIVYANRAGGNYQDWIQVWIDYNRNGIFEASERIGINGAAPDANKRHQGSFAFAVPANAYNGDKTLRMRVASGFFNASADACTSPSLDDNGDLFSRGSVWDFSVKINAALAVKESVQPTSGIELYPNPADTFIEVKNIKGNADYKIYSADGRLVQEGRLESQKINVASLIKGMYVITIKDDKTTYNTKLIKK; the protein is encoded by the coding sequence ATGAGAAAAACTCTATTATCATTATTTTTGATCTCAGGCTTCTGCCTTTCCAATGCACAAAGATGGGAGCCTTCTTCACAAAAAGTTTCAGAGATCAGAAGGGAAGTAAAAATCCAGTACGCTTATAGAACGGATATTAATACATTAATACAGCTGTTAAAAAATGCTGAGAAAACAGGTCCTGCTGCACAGGCTGTCACCATACATTTACCTACTGCAGAAGGAAAGATTGAAAAGTTTGCCGTATACAGCAATCCTGTGATGGAAAAATCATTAATGGAAAAATACGGACTAGGTTCTTATGTAGGAGTTGGGATTGATGATCCTTCCAAATATATAAGATTCAGTACATCCCCTAACGAAATACAGTCCATGATTATCAAAGATGGTGTATTTCAGTTCATTGAACCTATTACAGCAGATAAAAAGACTTATGGAGTATTCTATAAGACACAAAGAACAGACTCCGAACATGGCTTTACCTGTAATATGGAAGGAAGCAAAGGTCTGGATATTAAATCTTTAAAAAACACCGGAAAAAATAAACTTCCTGGGGTTGATATTACAGGAAGACCTGCTGCTTCAAGATATAGAACGTATAGACTGGCTTTGTCTGCAACAGGTGAATACACACAGCTTTTTGGAGGTGTTGCAGGTGCTCTTGCACAGATGAATGCTACCATGACCCGTGTAAATGGGGTTTTTGAAAAAGAATTTGCAATTCATTTGAATATACAAAACCTTCCCAATATCATTTATGCCAATCCTGCCAATGATCCTTATACAAACGATTTGAATGGCCAGCTGCAACAAACCTTAACGGCTCAGGTAGGTAATGATAATTATGATATCGGACATGTTTTTAATGCTGCAGGAGGAAATGGAAATGCAGGCTGTATAGGCTGCATATGTACCGACCCAACAGCAGCGGAACCGCTAGGAAAAGGTTCTGCATTTACACAGAATGGCAACCCTGTGGGAGATACCTTTGATATTGATTATGTAGCCCATGAGATGGGGCACCAGCTTGGAGGTAACCATACATTTTCGACTGTTACCGAAGGTTCAGGAGTCAATATAGAACCTGGCGGAGGAACAACCATCATGGCCTATGCAGGAATCACAGCCAATAATGTTCAGATGAACAGTGATGCCTATTTCCATTACTCATCTATCAATCAGATATTAAACAATCTTGAAGATAAACCAGATTGTGGAGTTGCTGAAAATATTGCCAACAATAATGCACCCGCTATTGCTCCGCTTATTTCCTATAATATTCCTAAGGGGACAGCGTATTATCTGGAAGCAAATGCCGTTGACGCCGATGGGGATCAGCTTACTTACAACTGGGAGCAATATGACAGCGTGAGCAATACCAGTTCCATCTCAGGAGACAGCGGCTGGGGTTTTAATCCAGAAGGATCACTTACACGTTCTTATCCAGCAGTGGCATCAGGGAGAAGATATTTCCCAAGTCTGCCTATCGTAATGAGTGGTAAATTGACCAATAAAGACACCTGGGAAACCGTTTCATACATCCCTAGAGTCTTACATTATGCTGTATCTGTAAGGGATAATAACGCGAACAGACCTTTAACTATTTCAGCAGAAAATACAGTGACAGTAGGAAACGACGGCCCATTCAAATTCAAAGGGCTGAGTACTTCTTCTGTTCTGTATAATAATGCATCCAATACCATTTCATGGGACGTTGCGAATACAAACCTTGCCCCTTACAACGCTGCCAATGTAAAAATAGAATATACTACTGATGTCAATAATGGAGCAGCATGGACAGAACTGATCACTTCAACTCCTAATGACGGAAGTTTTGAAATACAGATGCCTGCTGCTTTACAAGGGAATATCAAACTGAGAATTTCAGCGGTTGGAAATATATTCTATGCAGTTTCTCCTACAATAACCGTAGGAAGTGCACCCGCTTCTGTAAATAATGCTCCAACAGGAATCGCAGCATTTGATAATGATATCTTAAAAACATCTGCAACCGTTTCCTGGAATCATGTTCCGGGAGCCACCTATTCTGTGAATTACAGAAAGGTGGGAACAGCCAACTGGTCTAATGCTGTCAGCCCGGTTAATTCAGTATTATTGAATAACCTTGAAGATGAAACGTCTTATGAAGTCAGCATTGCATCGGTTATTAATAATGTTGCCGGAGCATTCTCTCCTACGTATAATTTTAAAACCAAAGGTTTACGCACAGGATATGATTACTGTCTGATGACTACAGGAGGAAACACTACGAACAGTCCGTATTTCAGCGGGATATTAAGGGTAACTTTAGCCAATGTGGATTTAGCAGGAAACGGGATTACCGTTCAGCATGCCTATAAAGACTATTCGGAAGATCCTTCAAAATTAATTCAGCTTACTCAGGGCGCTCAGTATAATCTCAACTATATTGTTTATGCCAATCGTGCGGGAGGAAATTATCAGGATTGGATACAGGTATGGATTGATTACAACAGAAACGGAATATTTGAGGCTTCAGAAAGAATTGGTATTAACGGAGCAGCTCCGGATGCCAATAAAAGACATCAGGGAAGTTTTGCATTTGCAGTTCCGGCCAATGCTTACAATGGAGATAAAACATTAAGAATGAGAGTAGCCAGCGGTTTTTTCAATGCATCAGCTGATGCGTGTACAAGCCCTTCTTTAGATGATAATGGTGATCTTTTTTCAAGGGGTTCGGTATGGGATTTCTCTGTAAAGATCAATGCAGCATTGGCTGTTAAGGAATCCGTTCAGCCCACATCAGGTATTGAGCTCTATCCTAATCCGGCAGATACATTTATAGAAGTAAAAAATATCAAAGGCAACGCTGATTACAAAATCTATAGTGCAGACGGAAGACTTGTTCAGGAAGGAAGACTTGAGAGTCAGAAAATCAATGTTGCTTCACTGATCAAAGGAATGTATGTAATCACCATAAAGGATGATAAAACGACATATAATACAAAATTAATCAAGAAATAG
- a CDS encoding AraC family transcriptional regulator, protein MKKLEIKKNIQKQEDKNLSFRVFDLTKDHLDQYAKPHKKDHFCIFIVEQGKLQVYIEDKIHWIKAGKISVIFPEQVHFVGDSNEDLMGKIILFEEILFCSDILKNELSTYNVNLSTQLNCTILSGEDFEQSLRNTSIIKEIYEQPTLIKKEQARFYIKIVLLGLIESIHGLHPVLHEKTADQPMYVRFKKLLNEHYKQHRTVQYYAEELAITSKKLNSITKKHCGETAIQAIHNRILTEIKRQLMFSDLSHKEIAFDLGFNSPSALNKFVKAKLKETPTELQQELAQMYNA, encoded by the coding sequence ATGAAGAAACTGGAGATTAAAAAAAATATTCAGAAGCAGGAAGATAAAAATTTGTCTTTCAGGGTTTTTGATTTGACTAAAGATCACTTGGATCAATATGCAAAGCCTCACAAAAAAGATCATTTCTGTATTTTTATTGTAGAACAGGGTAAACTTCAGGTGTATATTGAAGATAAAATTCATTGGATAAAAGCGGGAAAAATCTCTGTGATATTTCCGGAACAGGTGCATTTTGTAGGAGATTCAAATGAAGATCTGATGGGGAAGATTATCCTGTTTGAGGAAATACTCTTTTGTTCTGATATTCTGAAAAATGAATTGAGTACCTATAATGTTAATCTTTCTACACAGCTTAACTGTACGATACTTTCAGGGGAAGACTTTGAACAAAGCTTACGCAACACTTCAATCATCAAAGAAATTTACGAACAGCCAACCCTTATAAAGAAAGAACAGGCCAGATTTTACATTAAAATTGTCCTTCTTGGACTCATTGAATCGATTCACGGACTGCATCCGGTTCTACATGAAAAAACAGCAGACCAGCCTATGTACGTAAGGTTTAAAAAGCTGTTGAATGAACATTATAAACAACACAGAACGGTTCAGTATTATGCAGAAGAACTGGCCATTACTTCCAAAAAGCTAAACTCTATTACCAAAAAACATTGTGGAGAGACTGCTATTCAGGCTATACATAACCGTATTTTAACGGAAATTAAACGGCAGCTGATGTTTTCAGACCTTTCCCATAAAGAAATTGCTTTTGATCTGGGTTTTAATTCCCCTTCAGCTCTCAATAAATTTGTAAAAGCAAAGCTCAAAGAAACTCCCACCGAACTTCAGCAGGAACTGGCGCAAATGTATAACGCGTAG
- a CDS encoding iron-containing alcohol dehydrogenase codes for MSKLFIAGEVFHGAGSLDELKNIKGKKAVIVTGGSSMRKSGTLDKAVAYLHEAGIETQIFEGVEEDPSSATCLKGAEVMNTFQPDWIIGLGGCSAIDAAKIMWVFYEYPEVEFDALIKPFTVPVLRNKAKFIAIPSTSGTGTETTGLAVITDREKGVKYPVVSYELTPDIAIIDGEICASMPAHVTSNTGLDALTHCVEAYVSNIDNNIADALSKGGLEIVFDNLKEAVDNPNNIQARQNMHDASFMAGLAFNNAWLGIVHSLSHQVGALYGIPHGASNAIFLPNVIRYNALATERYPELAKVIGKETTEELAQAIETLRSEVNNPSAIKDFGISKEDWDKNLDYIAANALADPCTGFNPRVPVLEELKAIYNACYEGAVYAEEVVAG; via the coding sequence ATGAGCAAACTATTTATTGCAGGTGAAGTCTTCCATGGTGCGGGAAGTCTTGATGAATTAAAAAATATCAAAGGAAAAAAAGCAGTTATTGTAACAGGAGGAAGTTCCATGAGAAAAAGCGGAACCCTTGATAAAGCAGTGGCTTACCTTCATGAGGCAGGAATCGAAACACAGATTTTTGAAGGAGTAGAGGAGGATCCTTCTTCAGCAACGTGTCTGAAAGGTGCAGAGGTTATGAATACTTTCCAACCTGACTGGATTATCGGTTTAGGAGGATGCTCTGCCATTGATGCTGCAAAAATTATGTGGGTATTTTACGAATATCCTGAGGTAGAATTTGATGCTTTAATCAAACCTTTTACAGTTCCTGTTTTGAGAAATAAAGCTAAGTTTATTGCCATTCCTTCTACCAGTGGTACAGGAACGGAAACTACGGGGCTTGCGGTGATTACAGATAGAGAGAAAGGCGTAAAATATCCTGTTGTTTCTTACGAATTGACACCGGATATTGCTATTATTGATGGGGAAATCTGCGCTTCAATGCCGGCACATGTAACATCCAATACAGGTCTTGATGCATTGACGCATTGTGTGGAGGCTTATGTTTCAAATATTGATAATAATATTGCAGATGCTTTATCTAAAGGCGGGTTAGAAATTGTTTTTGATAATCTTAAAGAAGCCGTAGACAATCCGAATAACATCCAGGCTCGTCAGAATATGCATGACGCATCATTTATGGCTGGTTTAGCCTTCAACAATGCATGGCTGGGTATTGTTCACTCTCTTTCTCATCAGGTAGGAGCGCTGTACGGAATTCCTCACGGAGCTTCCAATGCTATTTTCCTTCCGAATGTGATCCGTTATAATGCGCTGGCTACAGAACGTTATCCTGAACTTGCAAAGGTTATCGGGAAAGAAACTACGGAAGAACTGGCTCAGGCTATTGAGACACTACGTTCTGAAGTTAACAATCCTTCAGCGATCAAAGATTTCGGAATTTCAAAAGAAGATTGGGATAAAAACCTTGACTATATTGCAGCCAACGCTTTGGCAGATCCTTGTACAGGTTTCAACCCAAGAGTGCCTGTTTTAGAGGAACTGAAAGCAATTTACAATGCCTGTTATGAAGGTGCTGTATATGCAGAGGAAGTTGTTGCAGGATAA
- a CDS encoding PKD domain-containing protein codes for MIKKLLFLICTGFSVLSFCQSDEVLFIGNSVTYFNDMPEIFKNIAASKGKNVSITTHTPGGTGFVNHVDDPALYQKIKSKNYKYVIMQPGTGESAGHSYPVSVTAERGRKIRDSIRKYSPCSKIFLYEIPYGVPSANEYNVYFTFQQKIKDSITKMSNLMQVEMVPAGESARQYYTSSQDLALHGSYNDIHPGPKGSYLVAASMYSAVFQDHVFPSAFYNGLPQNTAENFQEIADQVFFNNPAQWNSNAFHLHSGFTAAINGTNVNFTNHSTNYTSMLWNFGDGTTDPSSDPAHQYASPGSYTVTLTVNKNTCSETLSKIITIGSLGTADPAIESGLTFYPNPVTDFCYLKSKGKIKNIIIYDMAQRKLADWKNLYIFDLKIDFSTYEKGAYMMSILYESDRKENIKIMVK; via the coding sequence ATGATAAAAAAACTACTCTTTCTGATATGTACTGGTTTTTCAGTCTTATCTTTCTGTCAATCCGATGAGGTTCTGTTTATAGGAAACAGTGTCACGTATTTTAATGACATGCCTGAAATTTTCAAAAATATAGCTGCATCAAAAGGAAAGAATGTTTCCATAACAACCCATACTCCGGGAGGAACCGGGTTTGTTAATCACGTAGATGATCCTGCACTGTACCAAAAAATAAAATCAAAAAACTATAAGTATGTTATCATGCAGCCCGGTACCGGTGAATCTGCAGGTCATTCTTATCCTGTTTCCGTGACAGCAGAGCGTGGCCGCAAAATCAGGGATTCCATCCGAAAATACAGCCCATGTTCCAAAATATTCTTATATGAAATTCCTTATGGAGTACCCTCGGCTAATGAATATAACGTGTATTTTACTTTTCAGCAGAAAATAAAGGATTCCATTACGAAGATGTCTAACCTGATGCAGGTGGAAATGGTTCCTGCCGGAGAATCAGCAAGGCAGTATTACACTTCATCGCAGGATCTGGCTCTTCATGGATCGTATAATGATATTCATCCGGGACCGAAAGGAAGTTACCTTGTCGCAGCTTCTATGTATTCTGCGGTTTTCCAGGATCATGTTTTCCCTTCTGCATTTTATAACGGACTGCCTCAAAACACGGCTGAAAATTTTCAGGAGATTGCTGATCAGGTCTTTTTTAATAATCCTGCACAATGGAACAGCAATGCGTTTCATCTTCATTCGGGCTTTACTGCCGCAATCAATGGAACGAATGTGAATTTCACCAATCACTCCACCAATTACACTTCAATGTTATGGAACTTTGGTGATGGCACCACGGATCCCTCATCAGATCCGGCTCATCAGTATGCCTCTCCCGGAAGTTATACCGTCACCCTGACAGTTAATAAAAATACCTGTTCAGAAACGTTGAGTAAGATTATTACTATCGGTTCTCTGGGAACTGCAGACCCAGCCATTGAGTCCGGGCTTACCTTTTACCCTAATCCGGTCACCGATTTTTGTTACCTGAAAAGTAAAGGAAAAATAAAGAACATCATCATTTATGATATGGCTCAAAGAAAGCTTGCCGACTGGAAAAACCTCTATATTTTTGATCTCAAAATAGATTTTTCAACGTATGAGAAAGGGGCTTACATGATGAGTATTCTATATGAAAGTGATCGTAAGGAAAACATTAAAATCATGGTCAAATAA
- a CDS encoding DoxX family protein, producing the protein MKKITIFFNRDKGLFFFRMMISMILYINHGHEKLFHFSEMLSKIADPLHIGKLPGLLFAAFSDVFCALLLLLGFKTKIASFVIAFNTLVAFILVQHGDITTFRGEIALLFFSSSLLLFFTGPGIYSLDEFRKKAE; encoded by the coding sequence ATGAAAAAAATCACGATTTTTTTTAACAGAGACAAGGGCTTATTCTTCTTCAGGATGATGATCAGTATGATTCTTTATATAAATCATGGGCATGAAAAACTGTTTCACTTCTCTGAAATGCTCTCGAAAATTGCTGACCCTTTGCATATAGGAAAATTGCCTGGGCTTTTGTTTGCTGCTTTTTCCGATGTTTTTTGTGCGTTACTTTTATTATTAGGTTTCAAAACGAAAATAGCTTCTTTTGTAATTGCATTCAATACTTTGGTTGCGTTTATCTTGGTTCAGCATGGAGATATAACCACCTTCAGAGGAGAAATTGCCCTCTTATTTTTTAGCAGCTCTTTACTCCTGTTTTTTACCGGTCCTGGGATATACAGCCTGGATGAATTCAGGAAGAAAGCAGAATGA
- a CDS encoding helix-turn-helix transcriptional regulator, translating into MVKKLTVFFFLISSFFYSQHTEKELKNVLFDIDFSAAGPKEIKKIDSLIKVCKKDSYNDCAALGYLKIANIYDKMNDTKKSFYYINKVEKENLINSDTDFEVIFYLHMQKSFLYQKLGERVESFKQLEEIYDEAMKTGDAYFIYLINRQYASKYDEVNKKELSLKYNRTAYKYSKIYRENKGNRYRIDKNRLSNSYKTSAYLGGIYTDLNQLDSAKIYIEEAIHNEKKVNDIGIKYITAFYAGRYFKAVKNVKQAQYYLWICKNIAKNYYKSENYQIAVAGELKALYESLGQKDSIGYYSNWLLDIESLSSEQYQTLNDTVDQQNELENAERKKETKSLFFILSLSIAACLLFIFLFLYYYRKHKSKNLDKIDIPHQMPVQESIFKEVIQLAKENNPEFLTRFNEYCPHFSEELLKVSPLKISEIRFCAYIYLNFSTKEIAEYTFTSVRTVQTKKYNIRKKLNIPSDMDIYVWFSKLLK; encoded by the coding sequence ATGGTAAAAAAGCTAACTGTTTTCTTCTTTTTGATTTCTTCCTTTTTCTATTCACAGCATACAGAAAAGGAACTAAAGAATGTGCTGTTTGATATAGATTTTTCTGCTGCCGGGCCAAAAGAAATAAAAAAAATTGACAGCCTTATTAAGGTTTGTAAAAAAGATTCATATAATGATTGTGCTGCATTAGGATACCTCAAAATTGCCAATATCTACGATAAAATGAATGATACAAAGAAATCCTTTTATTATATCAATAAAGTAGAGAAAGAAAACCTCATCAATTCAGATACTGACTTTGAAGTCATTTTTTATCTCCATATGCAAAAGTCTTTTTTATACCAGAAGCTGGGGGAAAGGGTTGAATCCTTTAAACAATTGGAGGAAATCTATGATGAGGCAATGAAAACAGGTGATGCATATTTTATTTATCTGATTAACCGACAATATGCCAGTAAATATGATGAAGTCAATAAAAAGGAATTGTCATTGAAGTATAATAGAACAGCATACAAATATTCAAAGATTTACAGAGAAAATAAAGGTAACCGCTACAGGATAGATAAAAACAGATTGAGTAACAGCTACAAAACTTCAGCTTATCTTGGAGGAATCTATACTGACCTCAATCAATTAGATTCTGCAAAAATATATATTGAAGAAGCCATTCACAATGAAAAAAAGGTCAATGATATTGGGATAAAATATATTACTGCTTTCTATGCCGGAAGATATTTTAAGGCTGTTAAAAATGTTAAACAGGCTCAGTATTATTTATGGATATGTAAAAATATTGCTAAAAATTATTATAAAAGTGAAAATTATCAGATTGCTGTAGCAGGAGAACTTAAAGCTTTATACGAAAGTCTTGGGCAAAAAGACAGTATCGGTTATTATTCTAATTGGTTGTTGGATATAGAGTCTTTAAGCAGCGAGCAATATCAAACCCTGAATGATACTGTAGATCAACAGAATGAATTAGAAAATGCCGAGAGAAAGAAGGAAACAAAAAGCCTTTTCTTCATCCTGTCATTGAGCATTGCCGCATGTCTTCTCTTTATATTTCTTTTCCTGTATTACTATAGAAAACACAAGAGTAAAAATCTGGATAAGATTGATATTCCTCATCAGATGCCGGTACAGGAGAGTATTTTTAAGGAAGTTATACAGCTCGCCAAAGAAAATAATCCTGAGTTTTTAACTCGTTTCAATGAGTATTGCCCACATTTTTCAGAGGAACTGCTGAAAGTTTCTCCTTTAAAAATTTCGGAAATAAGATTCTGTGCCTATATCTACCTTAATTTTTCTACAAAAGAAATCGCCGAATATACATTTACTTCAGTACGAACGGTACAGACCAAAAAATATAATATAAGAAAAAAGCTGAATATTCCCAGTGATATGGATATTTATGTGTGGTTTTCTAAATTATTGAAATAA
- a CDS encoding T9SS type B sorting domain-containing protein — translation MKNIIFSLLFILLGIHISAQRDTDHWFAPYYASTSYTQALYLSTDSATPFVVTINNNNTPIGNVTISKGAPQIFVVPIAVIAANVTSDAYSVINKGLHVQGTKPFYCSLRMVSNTTHAEIITSKGKAGIGKEFYVAGTPTTSSLSGYNFTAGILATENNTVVTATWSGTVTFFGAAPVTNTQTITLNKGQSFIFAGGPGTGGQNQSAFIGAKIVSDKPITLTNGNVNGNFGNNTGSGSDAILDQSVPTERLGSTFAMVRTRSTNDDLEGGIIVGTEDHTQIFINGSNTPIATINSGDFYRISGNNYVQQGTSGHFNMFITTSKNVYLYQLVSVNNSSATCGFNYIPPLNCFLPRKIDEIGKINEMPTGTGTTSTVPNGTIVKLNILTEAGATVTVNGNPPLATEGPFPLTGNNSWVTYAIPSITGNVTVISNKAVTAGINGGYSTSGYGGYFAGFSSIPLIAKQTGECIPGIVLEVDDSYDTYQWFLNGNPITGANSNSYTPLISGNYTVRIAVGSCTPAITPVYKVYTCLEESTKAMTVCEGYQAIVPQFTNSTQSYVPSTVTILTPPANGTATIDPAGVITYVPNFGYMGTDTIVYKFCGNNPDFTDCEQVTLTLTVSESPIVKDAALRSCFEPSNPVLALFNLTSAGVNVQPGTIKQYYPSPADAHNGTNEILTPASYIAPDGVVYIKVSNANGCYRIAEVTLTVIPPSYSDVLKDKIICMENTTTLDAGPGFTSYLWSTGATTPSINNVGVGTYWVDLKNRECTTRQTVKVYPSEHPVISDVNISNNSVTLSVIGGTAPYQYSMDNINWQNENVFTNVPRGTQTFYVKDSYNCTPLEVEITVPNLINIITPNGDGINDVLDYSALAGKPNFTFSIYDRYGSKIHEGSKLNGYQWDGSIGGKKVSTGNYWFDMGWNENNKKQTPIKYTGWIMVKNRN, via the coding sequence ATGAAAAATATTATATTCAGTTTATTATTCATTCTTTTGGGCATTCATATTTCGGCTCAAAGAGACACCGATCACTGGTTTGCTCCTTATTATGCCTCCACAAGTTATACACAGGCATTATATCTTTCTACTGATTCTGCAACTCCTTTTGTGGTGACGATAAACAACAACAATACTCCGATCGGGAATGTTACCATCAGTAAAGGGGCTCCTCAGATATTTGTTGTACCCATTGCTGTTATCGCTGCCAATGTAACGTCAGATGCTTATAGTGTTATCAACAAAGGACTGCATGTGCAGGGAACAAAGCCATTTTATTGTTCATTAAGAATGGTAAGCAATACTACACACGCTGAAATTATAACAAGTAAAGGAAAAGCAGGGATTGGTAAGGAATTCTATGTCGCAGGAACTCCTACTACCTCATCACTTAGCGGATATAATTTTACAGCAGGGATCCTGGCCACTGAAAACAATACGGTAGTAACTGCCACATGGAGCGGAACCGTAACGTTCTTTGGAGCAGCACCTGTAACCAACACACAAACTATTACCCTTAATAAAGGACAGTCTTTTATTTTTGCAGGTGGTCCCGGGACGGGTGGCCAAAACCAGTCTGCTTTTATCGGGGCTAAAATTGTATCTGATAAACCCATTACCCTTACCAACGGAAATGTCAACGGAAATTTTGGAAACAATACCGGATCAGGATCCGATGCCATTCTCGATCAGTCTGTCCCTACAGAAAGACTGGGAAGTACTTTTGCCATGGTAAGAACCAGATCTACCAATGATGATCTGGAAGGAGGTATCATTGTTGGAACGGAAGATCATACCCAGATATTTATTAATGGTTCCAACACCCCTATTGCTACCATCAACAGTGGTGATTTTTACAGAATTTCAGGAAACAATTATGTTCAGCAGGGAACTTCCGGGCATTTTAACATGTTTATTACCACTTCAAAAAATGTCTATTTATACCAATTGGTTTCTGTGAATAACAGTAGTGCAACATGTGGATTCAACTATATTCCGCCGTTAAACTGCTTTTTACCCAGAAAAATTGATGAAATCGGAAAGATCAATGAAATGCCCACCGGAACAGGAACAACAAGTACTGTTCCTAACGGAACTATTGTAAAATTGAATATCTTAACAGAAGCAGGAGCTACGGTCACGGTCAATGGAAATCCTCCATTGGCAACAGAAGGTCCTTTTCCATTAACGGGAAATAACAGCTGGGTAACCTATGCCATCCCATCGATTACCGGAAATGTAACTGTTATTTCTAACAAAGCTGTAACCGCAGGGATCAATGGAGGCTACAGCACATCCGGATATGGAGGTTATTTCGCGGGTTTCTCATCCATCCCGCTGATTGCTAAACAGACAGGAGAATGTATTCCTGGTATTGTACTTGAAGTGGATGACAGCTATGATACTTACCAATGGTTTTTGAATGGAAACCCTATCACAGGAGCCAATAGCAACTCTTATACTCCATTGATTTCCGGAAATTATACGGTAAGAATCGCTGTAGGTTCATGTACTCCGGCAATCACTCCGGTTTATAAGGTGTATACCTGTCTTGAAGAGTCTACCAAAGCAATGACTGTCTGCGAAGGCTATCAGGCTATCGTCCCTCAGTTTACCAATTCTACTCAAAGTTATGTTCCGAGTACAGTAACTATTTTAACACCTCCGGCAAACGGTACCGCTACCATTGATCCGGCAGGAGTGATTACGTATGTCCCAAATTTCGGGTATATGGGTACAGATACTATTGTTTATAAGTTTTGTGGAAACAATCCTGACTTTACAGATTGTGAGCAGGTAACTTTAACGTTAACGGTTTCCGAAAGCCCAATTGTTAAAGATGCAGCCTTAAGGTCATGTTTTGAGCCTTCCAATCCTGTATTGGCTCTGTTTAATTTAACCTCAGCAGGAGTGAATGTACAGCCGGGAACAATCAAACAATATTACCCTTCTCCTGCCGATGCCCACAATGGAACCAATGAAATCCTAACCCCAGCCAGTTATATCGCTCCTGACGGAGTAGTTTACATTAAGGTAAGCAATGCCAACGGCTGTTACAGAATTGCAGAGGTTACGCTTACGGTTATTCCTCCTTCCTACTCAGATGTATTAAAAGATAAAATTATCTGTATGGAAAATACCACTACTCTGGATGCCGGCCCCGGATTTACCTCTTACCTATGGAGTACCGGAGCAACAACACCATCCATCAACAATGTCGGAGTAGGAACGTATTGGGTAGATCTTAAAAACAGAGAATGTACCACCAGACAGACTGTAAAAGTTTATCCTTCTGAACATCCTGTTATTTCGGATGTTAACATCAGCAATAATTCGGTTACTCTCTCTGTAATCGGAGGAACAGCGCCGTATCAGTATTCCATGGATAATATCAACTGGCAGAATGAAAATGTATTTACCAATGTGCCACGCGGAACCCAAACGTTTTATGTAAAAGACTCTTACAATTGTACACCTCTGGAGGTAGAAATTACAGTACCTAATCTTATTAATATCATCACTCCTAATGGTGACGGAATAAATGATGTGCTTGATTATTCTGCTCTCGCCGGAAAACCTAATTTCACATTCAGTATTTATGACCGCTATGGAAGCAAGATTCATGAGGGAAGTAAATTAAACGGATATCAATGGGACGGCAGCATTGGCGGTAAGAAAGTATCTACCGGAAACTATTGGTTTGATATGGGATGGAATGAAAATAACAAAAAACAGACCCCCATAAAATATACGGGATGGATTATGGTAAAAAACAGAAATTAA